GCCCAAGTCGTCGGGCTCGGCCGGACGGCTCGACGCGCTGGCCGAGAACACCAACGGCAGCATGGAAGGCGCGGTCCGCCTGACCCGCGCCGCGCTGGCGCTCCAGGACAGCGACCGCAAGACCGCGATCGCGCAGTACAAGGCGGTGGCCGAGGACAAGAGCGTCCCGCAGGCCTATCGCGACGCCGCGACCGTGCGCCAGACGCAGCTCGAATATGACAGCCTCAAGCCCGACGAGGTCATCGCCCGGCTCCAGCCGCTGGCGGTAAAGGACAATGCCTGGTTCGGCTCGGCCGGCGAGATGACCGCGCTGGCGATGCTCAAGGCCAACCGCCGCCCGGAGGCTGTCGCCCTCCTCAATGCCATCGCGGCCGAGCAGACCGTGCCCCCGACGCTGCGCGCGCGGGCCGAACAGCTCGCCGCGGGGCTCAACATTCCGGCGGCGCCCGCCGCTCGCTGAAGGCAGACATTCCATCATGATCCGTAAAGTCGTCATCCTGTCGCTGACCGCCTCGCTGCTCGCGAGCTGCGGCGTGGTCGGCAAGTCGCGCCCCAAGACGCCGGTGATCGGCAACCGCGTGTCGGTCCTGTCGACCGATCCCGACGTCCAGGTCGATCCCTCCACCGCCGCCCTCCCCTTCTCGATCCCCTCCCCGGCGGTGAACGATGCGTGGACCCAGCCGGGCAACACCCCGTCGAAGTCGGGCGGCCATCCGGCGCTCGGCGCCACGGTCGCGCAGGCCTGGGTCAATTCGATCGGCCAGGGCAGCAGCCTCGACGCGCGGCTCAACGCCGCCCCGGTGGTGTCGGGTGGCACGGTCTATACGATCGACACGCTTTCCACCGTCCGGGCGTTCGACGCGGCGACCG
This genomic window from Sphingomonas rosea contains:
- a CDS encoding tetratricopeptide repeat protein, which produces MALAPGETSETFIREVDENLRRDQAEAVVKRYGKVFIGAAIVLLLAVAGWLFWKDRQATQAAENSEAFAAILQDIGGPKSSGSAGRLDALAENTNGSMEGAVRLTRAALALQDSDRKTAIAQYKAVAEDKSVPQAYRDAATVRQTQLEYDSLKPDEVIARLQPLAVKDNAWFGSAGEMTALAMLKANRRPEAVALLNAIAAEQTVPPTLRARAEQLAAGLNIPAAPAAR